A single region of the Oceanotoga teriensis genome encodes:
- the rplU gene encoding 50S ribosomal protein L21: protein MYAIIDFGGKQYKVEEGQTLITEKVNGVEAGSEFVFDKVIFFKNDAETKVGKPFIEGGKVTAEVVEHGKDRKIKILKFKGRKNFRKRKGHRQLYTELKIKTIEA, encoded by the coding sequence ATGTACGCAATTATTGACTTTGGTGGAAAGCAGTATAAAGTAGAAGAAGGTCAAACATTGATTACTGAAAAGGTTAATGGAGTTGAAGCCGGATCAGAATTCGTTTTTGACAAAGTAATATTCTTCAAGAATGATGCAGAAACAAAGGTTGGTAAACCTTTCATAGAAGGTGGAAAGGTTACAGCTGAAGTTGTTGAACATGGAAAAGATAGAAAAATAAAGATTCTAAAGTTTAAAGGAAGAAAAAACTTCAGAAAGAGAAAAGGACATAGACAGCTTTATACTGAATTAAAAATAAAAACTATTGAAGCGTAA
- a CDS encoding ribosomal-processing cysteine protease Prp, protein MIKVLFEKNYILIKGHASNDLYKKDIVCSAVSTLTQFVANVLSKEKLASFKISEGYLKIDLLEKNDFSNKLVKYLIETIKGIEKNYPDYVKVEVK, encoded by the coding sequence ATGATAAAAGTTTTATTTGAAAAAAATTATATTCTTATAAAAGGTCATGCATCAAATGATTTATATAAAAAAGATATAGTTTGCAGTGCTGTCAGTACTTTGACTCAATTTGTTGCTAATGTATTAAGTAAAGAAAAGTTAGCTTCATTTAAAATTTCTGAAGGTTATTTAAAGATAGATCTTTTAGAAAAAAATGACTTTTCAAATAAATTGGTCAAATATTTAATAGAAACGATTAAAGGAATTGAAAAAAATTATCCTGATTACGTGAAAGTTGAGGTGAAATGA
- the rpmA gene encoding 50S ribosomal protein L27 encodes MAKKRGSDWNKKDSNPKYLGVKAGEGSRVPAGSIILRQRGTKIHPGKNVGLGRDFTLFAKTDGIVRFETKNNRKYANVYAEN; translated from the coding sequence ATGGCTAAAAAGCGTGGTTCCGATTGGAACAAAAAGGATAGTAATCCAAAGTATCTTGGAGTAAAAGCTGGAGAAGGTTCTAGAGTGCCAGCAGGATCAATTATTCTAAGACAAAGAGGTACAAAAATTCACCCAGGAAAGAATGTGGGCTTAGGAAGAGATTTTACATTATTTGCTAAAACAGATGGTATTGTTAGATTTGAAACTAAAAACAACAGAAAGTATGCTAATGTATACGCTGAGAATTAA
- a CDS encoding ECF transporter S component — MNSSRKIAIAGIIGAISFLLTFIEFPIFPVVGFLKFDPSDSLIIFTNLVYGFVPSLLTLIVKSFLFIFKSGDGGLIGILMNFISGFVFIGILNLFKDKINRWILYFIDSLIVGFVLFFMNYFISIPVYTNMKTSEFINTLPINMFQFFVLTVIFNLIKFFIDSIIAHLLNKRIKVS, encoded by the coding sequence ATGAACAGCAGTAGAAAAATTGCAATAGCTGGTATAATAGGTGCTATTTCATTTTTACTGACTTTCATTGAATTTCCTATTTTTCCAGTAGTTGGATTTTTAAAATTTGATCCATCAGATTCATTGATAATATTCACTAATTTAGTTTATGGATTTGTTCCATCTCTTTTAACACTTATAGTAAAAAGTTTTTTGTTTATATTTAAAAGTGGAGATGGAGGACTTATAGGAATATTGATGAATTTTATATCTGGTTTTGTTTTTATAGGTATTTTAAATTTATTCAAAGATAAAATAAACAGATGGATATTATATTTTATAGATAGTCTAATAGTTGGATTTGTACTATTTTTTATGAACTATTTTATTTCAATTCCTGTTTATACAAATATGAAAACATCAGAATTTATAAATACATTACCTATAAATATGTTTCAGTTTTTTGTTTTAACGGTTATTTTTAATTTAATAAAATTTTTTATAGACTCGATTATTGCTCATTTATTAAACAAAAGAATTAAAGTGAGTTAA
- the rplM gene encoding 50S ribosomal protein L13, translated as MNSKMTQKSFHAKKEDIDRKWYLVDAEGKTLGRLASQIAKVLQGKNKPIYTPSIDTGDFVVVINAEKINLTGKKMEQKEYYRHTGYPGGLKTTSVKEMLEKHPERVLEHAVKGMLPKNLLAKQMLKKLKIYAGTEHPHSAQNPELLDLK; from the coding sequence ATGAATTCCAAAATGACACAAAAATCATTTCATGCAAAGAAAGAAGATATCGATAGAAAATGGTATCTTGTAGATGCAGAAGGAAAAACATTGGGAAGATTAGCATCTCAAATTGCAAAAGTATTACAAGGAAAAAATAAACCTATATATACTCCAAGTATAGATACTGGAGATTTTGTTGTTGTTATAAATGCAGAAAAGATAAATTTAACAGGTAAAAAGATGGAACAGAAAGAATACTACCGCCATACAGGTTACCCAGGAGGTTTAAAAACAACATCCGTTAAAGAAATGTTGGAAAAACATCCTGAAAGAGTTTTGGAACATGCAGTTAAAGGTATGCTTCCAAAAAATTTACTTGCTAAACAAATGTTAAAAAAATTAAAGATCTATGCTGGTACAGAGCATCCACATTCAGCTCAAAATCCAGAATTATTAGATCTTAAATAA
- the rpsI gene encoding 30S ribosomal protein S9: MAEFIDYYGTGRRKTAVARVHLRPGTGKIKINGKDYDKFVDYFKNAVWEKHAIDPITVVGLENKFDFVVRVHGGGLSGQAGAVRLGVARALLEYDNDLRTELKKMGMLTRDPRVVERKKVGLRKARKRAQFSKR; encoded by the coding sequence ATGGCTGAATTTATTGATTACTACGGTACTGGTAGAAGAAAAACCGCAGTTGCAAGAGTACATTTAAGACCAGGTACAGGTAAAATAAAAATAAATGGAAAAGATTATGATAAATTTGTAGATTATTTTAAGAATGCAGTTTGGGAAAAACATGCTATAGATCCTATAACAGTTGTAGGATTGGAAAACAAGTTTGATTTTGTTGTTAGAGTTCATGGTGGAGGATTAAGTGGACAAGCTGGAGCAGTTAGACTTGGTGTTGCAAGAGCATTATTAGAATATGATAATGATTTGAGAACAGAACTAAAGAAAATGGGAATGCTTACAAGAGATCCAAGAGTTGTAGAAAGAAAGAAAGTTGGTCTCAGAAAGGCAAGAAAGAGAGCACAATTCTCAAAGAGATAA
- the dnaG gene encoding DNA primase: MAYEDLKLKAEEIKNILKIEDIISSYISIKRAGKNYTALCPFHAEDTPSFYIFPETQTYHCFGCGAHGDAITFIKEYENKSFMDALKKCADMAGVNLDLKSHKKPKEIELNESLNKFYIDRLLNLPSYHKVWEFLKNRNINKDTAEEFEFGYSTGEEIEKVLEDTLIEKEIAVNSGLIKNDRDFFNGRLIIPIRDNNSSLVGFAGRLIENVNSPKYINSQENKYFKKSKILYMYHKTKSIIQKNDFAIITEGYFDAISMYKMGFKNIVAVLGSNLTKDHAFELFKSTNKIITMFDMDKAGEKATISSIDLLFEKGFQVAVANYDAKDPDELTKKHDKKYIAEILKKSYKFHEYIVDVKAKDYDLKNEFAVEEYLKEMAIWYKKIQQSNRFEIMEVFSEKISEKIDREKDFVKKVLIELSKNLKINNIKINESKQKTQIIEKEIRYDLGKSFIYLWLKFPEYRKKIESVQEDILPENPLREFITSLKEGKELSQIIEDSSEELSQIISEIWKVDYIFEPERIYSKLMKSIDRINTLKKIESLKDELKNTEEPFIRANITKDIIKLYSKLKKHGGNI, translated from the coding sequence ATGGCTTATGAAGATTTGAAGTTAAAGGCTGAAGAAATAAAAAATATACTAAAAATTGAAGATATAATATCAAGCTATATAAGTATTAAAAGAGCTGGTAAAAACTATACAGCTTTATGTCCTTTTCATGCTGAAGATACACCATCTTTTTATATTTTTCCTGAAACACAAACATATCATTGTTTTGGTTGTGGTGCTCATGGAGATGCTATAACTTTTATAAAAGAATATGAAAATAAATCTTTTATGGATGCATTAAAAAAGTGTGCTGATATGGCTGGAGTTAATCTTGATTTAAAATCGCATAAAAAGCCAAAAGAGATTGAATTGAATGAATCTTTAAATAAATTTTATATAGATAGATTATTAAATCTTCCTTCATATCATAAAGTTTGGGAATTTCTGAAAAATAGAAATATAAATAAAGATACTGCAGAAGAATTTGAATTTGGATATTCTACGGGTGAAGAAATTGAAAAAGTTTTAGAAGATACCTTGATAGAAAAAGAAATAGCAGTAAATTCAGGATTAATAAAAAATGACAGAGATTTTTTTAATGGTAGATTAATAATTCCAATAAGAGATAATAACTCAAGTTTAGTTGGTTTTGCTGGAAGGCTTATAGAAAATGTTAACTCACCTAAATATATAAATAGTCAAGAAAATAAATATTTTAAAAAATCAAAAATATTGTATATGTATCATAAAACAAAAAGTATAATACAAAAAAATGATTTTGCAATAATTACCGAGGGATATTTCGATGCAATATCCATGTATAAAATGGGCTTTAAAAATATAGTAGCCGTTCTGGGCTCTAATTTAACAAAAGATCATGCTTTTGAATTGTTTAAATCTACAAATAAAATAATAACTATGTTTGATATGGATAAAGCTGGAGAAAAAGCAACAATTTCATCTATAGATTTACTCTTTGAAAAAGGTTTTCAAGTAGCTGTTGCAAATTATGATGCAAAAGATCCAGATGAATTAACAAAAAAACATGATAAAAAATATATAGCTGAGATTCTAAAAAAATCGTATAAATTTCATGAATATATAGTAGACGTAAAAGCTAAAGATTATGATTTAAAAAATGAATTTGCTGTAGAAGAATATCTCAAAGAAATGGCTATTTGGTATAAAAAAATTCAGCAATCAAATAGATTTGAAATAATGGAAGTTTTTTCGGAGAAAATATCAGAAAAAATAGATAGAGAAAAAGATTTTGTAAAAAAAGTTCTTATAGAATTATCAAAAAATTTAAAAATCAATAATATAAAAATAAATGAAAGTAAACAAAAAACTCAAATTATCGAAAAAGAAATAAGATATGATTTAGGTAAGTCTTTTATATATTTATGGCTAAAATTTCCAGAGTATAGAAAAAAGATAGAAAGCGTACAAGAAGATATACTACCAGAAAATCCATTAAGAGAATTTATAACTTCTTTAAAAGAAGGAAAAGAACTTTCTCAAATAATAGAGGATTCATCTGAAGAGCTTTCTCAAATAATATCTGAAATATGGAAAGTTGATTATATATTTGAGCCAGAGAGAATTTATTCAAAACTTATGAAATCAATAGATAGAATAAATACTTTGAAAAAAATTGAATCATTAAAAGATGAATTAAAAAATACTGAAGAACCATTTATTAGAGCAAATATTACAAAAGACATAATAAAATTATATTCTAAATTAAAAAAGCATGGAGGGAATATTTAA
- the rpoD gene encoding RNA polymerase sigma factor RpoD, which translates to MGKDKASKVQVSDAIKDLGNLEIIDDDKVKIKRDKTKYRKKLEKMVLDLRKMGIDNNYTLTYEMIDKAIPQQMADLIDSDFIERIYLALEKEGIEIIDDTQEDDEEEQADSEELYEIFNATDFQMFDNISLNDPIKIYLKEIGKIGLLTPKRERLIAMRAQKGDQRARDELIKANLRLVISIAKRYTGRGLSFLDLIQEGNIGLIKAVNKFDWKKGFKFSTYATWWIRQAITRAIADQARTIRIPVHMVETINRLNKVIREYLQENGEYPTNEELAKLMDKPVEKIDEILLAARETISADSPIGGSDDDDTSLGDFLADNNADQPEEAAVKMILREEIEKILDTLQPKEATVLKMRYGLLDGKVKTLEEVGKFFNVTRERIRQIEVKALRKLRHPSRSAQLKELSAMLGKKIF; encoded by the coding sequence ATGGGAAAAGATAAGGCGTCAAAAGTTCAGGTAAGTGATGCAATAAAAGATTTAGGAAACTTAGAAATAATAGATGATGATAAAGTAAAAATAAAAAGGGACAAAACAAAATATAGAAAAAAACTAGAAAAAATGGTATTAGACCTAAGAAAAATGGGGATTGATAATAATTATACATTAACATATGAAATGATAGATAAAGCTATACCTCAACAAATGGCTGATCTTATAGATTCTGATTTTATAGAAAGAATATATCTTGCTTTAGAAAAAGAAGGTATTGAAATAATAGATGATACGCAAGAAGATGATGAAGAAGAACAAGCAGATAGTGAAGAATTATATGAAATTTTTAATGCTACAGATTTTCAAATGTTTGATAATATATCTTTAAATGATCCCATAAAAATATATTTAAAAGAAATAGGTAAAATTGGACTTTTGACACCAAAAAGAGAGAGATTAATAGCAATGAGAGCACAAAAAGGTGATCAAAGAGCAAGAGATGAATTGATAAAAGCAAATTTAAGACTTGTAATAAGTATAGCAAAAAGATATACGGGAAGAGGATTGAGTTTTTTAGATTTAATTCAAGAAGGAAATATAGGACTGATAAAAGCAGTAAATAAATTTGATTGGAAAAAAGGATTTAAATTTTCTACATATGCAACTTGGTGGATAAGACAAGCAATAACAAGAGCAATAGCAGATCAGGCAAGAACCATAAGAATACCTGTGCATATGGTTGAAACTATAAATAGATTGAATAAAGTTATAAGAGAATATTTACAAGAGAATGGAGAATATCCTACTAATGAAGAACTTGCAAAGTTAATGGATAAACCAGTTGAAAAAATAGATGAAATTCTTTTAGCGGCAAGAGAAACTATATCAGCTGATTCTCCAATAGGGGGTTCTGATGATGATGATACTTCATTAGGAGACTTCTTGGCTGATAATAATGCTGATCAACCAGAAGAAGCAGCAGTTAAAATGATATTAAGAGAAGAAATAGAAAAGATACTTGATACATTACAACCAAAAGAAGCTACAGTTTTAAAGATGAGATACGGATTATTAGATGGAAAAGTAAAGACTTTAGAAGAAGTCGGGAAATTTTTCAATGTAACGAGAGAAAGAATTAGACAAATAGAGGTAAAAGCACTTAGAAAATTAAGACATCCAAGTAGAAGTGCTCAATTAAAAGAATTAAGTGCGATGCTTGGCAAAAAAATATTTTAA
- a CDS encoding ATP-dependent helicase: MLENEGVFEIQPKIPAFFKEELDEEQYESVIKSNGKSLIIAGPGSGKTRVITYKIAYLIYNDIKPENILLLTFTRAAAKQMIERVKNVTNMELNGMMAGTFHHFCNYILRVYASKIGFNNNFTILDSEDSKDLMKIARNEYCEKLGDYAKKIPKENVILKIISYSSNTLKSLRESILEISSFLIEYENDIEQIWIKYQELKKEINAMDYDDLLINTAMLLKSDKELLKYISKRYRYVLVDEFQDTNKIQLEIVEALSDYHKNLIAVGDDSQSIYSFRGARFENIKDFMDEKNVKLFKIQTNYRSTPEIVNLINDMIPTSSVKKHLNAKRKPYLKPTIIETFDDLEQSEAVIKIIDEKIEEGIEYNDIAILYRSHALSMSLQQKLDSKLIPYKLLSGKRFIETRHIKDILSFLKILYNPYDKISWIRVMKLFPGIGTKTAVRNYESIISNLSEGINILDIFDKLSNKKTKDIYELLTKIYKKRDDKPQNLINEIYENFYKEYSNLNYKNSRSRNMDIERFSEISSKYENTGKFLEDMTLSENIEVRPSDKNDKKDEITLTTVHGSKGLEWKVVIIISANPGDFPNGMAIKEKNLDEEERLFYVAITRAKDELYILKQTTGSTNPYLRNSFVFIKSENDFIKKISEDKVNKMRVGYL, from the coding sequence ATGTTAGAAAACGAAGGAGTTTTTGAAATTCAGCCAAAAATTCCTGCATTTTTCAAAGAAGAATTAGATGAAGAACAATATGAATCAGTTATCAAATCAAATGGAAAATCATTGATTATTGCAGGTCCTGGGTCAGGAAAAACAAGAGTTATAACTTATAAAATAGCTTATTTAATTTATAATGATATAAAACCAGAAAATATACTTCTTTTAACTTTTACAAGAGCTGCTGCAAAACAAATGATAGAAAGAGTAAAAAATGTTACTAATATGGAATTAAATGGTATGATGGCGGGAACTTTTCATCATTTTTGTAATTATATCTTAAGAGTATATGCATCCAAAATTGGTTTTAACAATAATTTTACAATACTTGATAGTGAAGATTCAAAAGATCTAATGAAAATTGCAAGAAATGAATACTGTGAAAAATTAGGCGATTATGCAAAAAAAATACCTAAAGAAAATGTAATATTGAAAATAATAAGTTATTCTTCTAACACATTAAAATCTTTAAGAGAATCTATATTAGAGATATCTTCTTTTTTAATAGAATATGAAAATGATATTGAACAAATATGGATAAAATATCAAGAATTAAAAAAAGAAATAAATGCTATGGACTATGATGATCTATTGATAAATACAGCTATGCTTTTAAAATCTGATAAAGAACTTTTAAAATATATATCTAAAAGATATAGATATGTCCTTGTAGATGAATTTCAAGATACTAATAAAATACAACTTGAAATAGTAGAAGCGCTTTCTGATTATCATAAAAATTTAATAGCTGTTGGAGATGATTCGCAAAGTATATATTCTTTTAGAGGTGCAAGATTTGAAAATATAAAAGATTTTATGGATGAAAAAAATGTAAAACTTTTTAAAATTCAGACAAATTATAGATCTACGCCTGAAATAGTAAATCTTATAAATGATATGATTCCAACATCATCTGTAAAAAAACATTTAAATGCTAAAAGGAAACCTTATTTAAAACCTACCATAATAGAAACTTTTGATGATCTTGAACAATCAGAAGCCGTTATAAAGATAATAGATGAAAAAATAGAAGAGGGAATAGAATATAATGATATAGCTATACTTTATAGATCACATGCTCTATCTATGTCATTACAACAAAAATTAGATTCGAAGTTAATCCCATATAAATTATTATCAGGGAAACGCTTTATAGAAACAAGACATATTAAAGATATTTTATCTTTTTTAAAAATACTTTATAATCCTTATGATAAGATTTCTTGGATAAGAGTGATGAAACTTTTTCCTGGAATAGGTACAAAAACGGCAGTTAGAAATTATGAAAGTATAATTTCTAATCTTTCAGAAGGAATAAATATTTTAGATATATTTGATAAACTTTCAAATAAAAAAACAAAAGATATATACGAATTACTTACAAAAATATATAAAAAAAGAGATGATAAACCTCAAAATTTAATAAACGAAATATATGAAAATTTTTATAAAGAATATTCAAATTTAAATTATAAAAATTCAAGATCCAGAAATATGGATATAGAAAGGTTTTCTGAAATTTCAAGTAAATATGAAAATACTGGAAAATTTCTTGAAGATATGACTTTAAGTGAAAATATAGAAGTTAGACCTTCAGATAAAAATGATAAAAAAGATGAAATAACTTTAACAACAGTTCATGGCTCAAAAGGACTTGAATGGAAAGTAGTAATAATAATTTCGGCAAATCCAGGAGATTTTCCAAATGGTATGGCAATAAAAGAAAAAAATTTAGATGAAGAAGAAAGATTGTTTTATGTTGCGATAACGAGGGCAAAAGATGAATTATATATATTAAAACAAACAACGGGTTCAACTAACCCATATTTAAGAAATTCTTTTGTATTTATAAAAAGTGAAAATGATTTCATAAAAAAGATTTCAGAAGATAAAGTTAATAAAATGAGAGTTGGATATTTATAA
- the rpsL gene encoding 30S ribosomal protein S12 — translation MPTINQLIRFGRKTSKSKTKSPALKGNPQKRGVCVRVSTMTPKKPNSALRKIARVRLSNGIEVTAYIPGEGHNLQEHSNVLLRGGRAKDLPGVRYRIIRGTLDASGVEGRNQSRSKYGTKRPKK, via the coding sequence ATGCCAACGATTAATCAATTGATTCGTTTTGGAAGAAAAACATCAAAAAGTAAAACAAAATCTCCTGCTTTAAAGGGAAACCCACAAAAAAGAGGAGTATGTGTTAGGGTATCAACAATGACACCAAAAAAACCTAACTCAGCTTTAAGAAAGATTGCAAGGGTTAGACTATCAAACGGAATAGAAGTAACAGCTTATATCCCAGGTGAGGGTCATAATCTACAAGAACATTCAAACGTTCTATTAAGAGGTGGAAGAGCAAAAGATTTACCTGGTGTTAGATATAGAATAATAAGAGGAACACTCGATGCTTCTGGAGTAGAAGGAAGAAATCAGTCCAGATCAAAATATGGAACAAAGAGACCTAAGAAATAA
- the rpsG gene encoding 30S ribosomal protein S7, producing the protein MRRRRAEKRAIAPDPVYNDILVSKLVNRIMVDGKKSKAQKIVYESLERLAEKTGEKPVDAFHKALGNVRPVVEVRSRRIGGATYQVPFEVPERKAISLALRWIVTAARSKQGKPMVDRLSQELLDAFNETGIAVKKRDDTHKMAEANKAFAHYRW; encoded by the coding sequence ATGAGAAGAAGAAGAGCGGAGAAAAGAGCAATAGCTCCAGATCCAGTTTATAATGATATTTTAGTTTCAAAACTTGTAAATAGAATAATGGTAGATGGAAAAAAATCAAAAGCTCAAAAAATAGTTTATGAATCATTAGAAAGATTAGCAGAAAAAACTGGAGAGAAACCAGTTGATGCATTCCATAAAGCTTTAGGAAATGTTAGACCTGTAGTAGAAGTAAGATCAAGAAGAATAGGTGGGGCTACTTATCAGGTTCCATTCGAAGTACCAGAAAGAAAAGCAATATCATTAGCGTTAAGATGGATAGTTACAGCTGCAAGAAGCAAACAAGGAAAACCTATGGTAGATAGATTATCACAAGAACTTTTGGATGCTTTCAATGAAACAGGAATTGCAGTTAAGAAAAGAGACGATACTCATAAAATGGCAGAAGCAAACAAGGCGTTTGCTCACTATCGCTGGTAA
- the fusA gene encoding elongation factor G: MKERVYPLDKTRNIGIIAHIDAGKTTTTERILFYTGTKHKLGSTDDGTAEMDWMEQEKERGITITSAATTAFWKDNRINIIDTPGHVDFTVEVERSLRVLDGAVAVFDAQVGVEPQSETVWRQADKYQVPRVAFMNKMDKIGANFFNAVQTMIDKLGANPVAMEVPIGAEADFEGIIDLVTMTAYKWLDEEGKNFEKIDIPEDLVSVCEEKREDLIAAAAEFDEELMELYIGGEEVPLDKLKSAIRKGTISNQLVPVFCGSAFKNKGVQPVLDAIVDYLPSPEDMPPIKAFDEDTGEFIKEVYPTKNEDFLALAFKIMVDPFVGKLTFARVYSGKLDKGSYVMNTTKSKKERVSRLVFMHSDKREEVDSVRAGDIVAIVGLKDTTTGDTLASENSGLILEKVEFPEPVIFLSIEPETKNDEQKLSKALSGLIEEDPSLKAYVDHETGETILAGMGELHLEVIVDRIKREYNVDVKVGSPQVAYRETIKERKEVETKYVRQSGGKGQYGHVKIIVEPLPLNSEKTFIFENKVVGGVIPKEYIPAVENGIKEALNNGVLAGYPMVNVKATLFDGSYHEVDSSEMAFKIAGSMALKEATKKAKPVLLEPVMKVDVTTPEEYMGDIIADLNSRRGRIDGFDNVGNSNTRVIHAFVPLSELFGYATAMRSLSQGRATNSIQFDHYAEVPNSVAEKLINKE; the protein is encoded by the coding sequence TTGAAAGAGAGAGTTTACCCCCTTGATAAAACAAGAAATATAGGGATAATTGCACATATAGATGCTGGTAAAACTACAACCACAGAAAGAATTTTATTCTATACTGGGACAAAGCATAAATTAGGTTCTACAGATGATGGAACTGCTGAAATGGATTGGATGGAACAAGAAAAAGAAAGAGGAATAACAATCACATCAGCAGCTACAACTGCTTTTTGGAAAGATAATAGAATAAATATAATTGATACACCAGGTCACGTTGATTTTACAGTAGAAGTTGAAAGATCATTGAGAGTTCTTGATGGAGCTGTTGCTGTATTTGATGCACAGGTTGGTGTAGAACCGCAATCAGAAACAGTTTGGAGACAAGCGGATAAATATCAAGTACCAAGAGTTGCTTTCATGAATAAAATGGATAAAATTGGAGCAAACTTTTTTAATGCTGTTCAGACAATGATAGATAAACTTGGTGCAAATCCAGTAGCTATGGAAGTACCTATTGGAGCTGAAGCAGATTTCGAAGGAATAATAGATTTAGTTACAATGACAGCATATAAATGGTTAGACGAAGAAGGAAAAAATTTTGAAAAAATAGATATACCAGAAGATTTAGTTTCTGTATGCGAAGAAAAAAGAGAAGATTTAATTGCAGCAGCAGCTGAATTTGATGAAGAGTTGATGGAACTTTATATAGGTGGAGAAGAAGTACCATTAGATAAATTAAAATCTGCTATAAGAAAAGGAACAATTTCAAATCAATTAGTTCCAGTATTTTGTGGAAGTGCATTCAAGAATAAAGGTGTACAACCTGTATTGGATGCAATAGTAGATTATTTACCTTCTCCAGAAGATATGCCTCCAATAAAAGCTTTTGATGAGGATACGGGAGAATTTATAAAAGAAGTATATCCTACAAAAAATGAAGATTTCCTTGCATTAGCATTTAAAATAATGGTAGATCCATTTGTTGGAAAACTTACATTTGCAAGAGTATATTCTGGAAAACTCGATAAAGGATCATATGTAATGAATACAACAAAAAGTAAAAAAGAAAGAGTATCAAGATTGGTATTCATGCATTCAGATAAAAGAGAAGAAGTAGATTCTGTAAGAGCAGGAGATATCGTTGCAATAGTAGGGTTAAAAGATACAACAACTGGAGATACATTAGCATCTGAAAATTCCGGATTAATTCTTGAAAAAGTTGAATTTCCAGAACCTGTTATTTTCCTTTCTATTGAGCCAGAGACAAAAAATGATGAACAAAAATTATCAAAAGCTTTATCAGGTTTAATAGAAGAAGATCCAAGCTTGAAAGCATACGTTGATCATGAAACGGGAGAAACTATACTTGCAGGAATGGGAGAACTTCATTTAGAAGTAATCGTAGATAGAATAAAAAGAGAATATAATGTAGATGTAAAAGTAGGTAGCCCACAGGTTGCTTATAGAGAAACGATAAAAGAAAGAAAAGAAGTAGAAACAAAATATGTAAGACAGTCAGGTGGTAAAGGTCAATATGGTCATGTAAAGATAATAGTAGAACCATTACCTTTAAATTCAGAAAAAACATTTATATTTGAAAACAAAGTTGTTGGTGGAGTTATACCAAAAGAATACATACCGGCTGTAGAAAATGGAATAAAAGAAGCTTTAAATAATGGAGTTCTTGCTGGATATCCAATGGTTAATGTTAAAGCTACATTATTTGATGGATCTTATCATGAAGTTGACTCTTCAGAAATGGCATTCAAAATAGCAGGATCTATGGCTTTAAAAGAAGCAACTAAAAAAGCAAAACCTGTATTACTTGAACCTGTCATGAAAGTTGATGTTACAACTCCAGAAGAATATATGGGAGATATAATAGCTGACTTAAATTCAAGAAGAGGTAGAATAGATGGATTTGATAATGTTGGTAACTCAAATACAAGAGTAATTCATGCATTCGTACCATTATCAGAATTATTTGGTTATGCAACAGCTATGAGATCATTATCACAAGGTAGAGCTACCAATTCTATACAATTTGATCACTATGCAGAAGTTCCAAACAGCGTTGCTGAAAAATTAATAAATAAAGAGTAA